The Nitrospirota bacterium genomic interval TTACAGTCTGTTCCCTTTGGCCACTCGGGTACCTCTCCGGGGCAACCTTGCGGTTGCACAATTAACTTTTAACAATTACCTAACAACTATTCACTATTCACTAAAATACTGGAGCTGGCGAAGGGATTTGAACCCCCGACCTGCTGATTACAAATCAGCTGCTCTACCGACTGAGCTACGCCAGCAAAACTTTAGATTTATATATGAATTGGACTGATTAGTCAATCCTAAATATATATATGCTGTGGCAATTAACTGGAAAGAACCTTTAAAATTTAAGATTTTTCGTTAATATTCTTCTTATTTCATACTATTACATAAATCAAACACCTTTTTTACGTCTTTGTTTGACTATCTCAAACAAAACTACGCCTGTTGCCACAGATACATTAAGAGAATTTATTTTACCAAGGAGTGGAATTCTGATCCTTACATCACAAACTTTGCGGATAGATTCTCTTATCCCTCTTCCCTCACCACCAATAACTACCGCTAACGGTATATCGCAGGATACGGCAGTATACTCTTTTTCACCTGACATATCAAGTCCATATATCCACAGACCTTTTTCCTTTAACCAGTCAATAGTTTTTACTATGTTTGTAACCCTTGCCACAGGAACGTACTCCACCGCACCGGCAGATGTCTTGGCCGTAGTATCAGTCAGCCCTGCCGCACGGTGCTTGGGTATCACAATGCCATGCACGCCTGCACAATCTGCTGTCCTGATTATTGCACCCAGATTTCTTGGGTCTTCAACACCGTCTAAGATAAGGATAAAAGGGGTCTCTTTTTTTCTAACAGCTATGTCCAATATATCTTCTACAGATGAAAAACTTTTTGCAGCAACAATCCCAAAAATGCCCTGATGTTTTTTCGTCCCTGCGATCCTGTCTAACGATTCCCTGTTTTCAAAATGCACAGGAACACCCTGAAGTTTACACAGCTTAATAATCTCATCAACACCCTTGTTAAAAATCCCCCTTGCAATATAAACCTTGCCGAATTCCCTTGTCCGTGCCTTCAATGCTTCAAGCAGGGGGTTAAGCCCGTATAACCCTTCAGTGTTTGTTTTATTCACCGTTTTATCCTTGTAGACCCATCAGGTCTGTCTTCCAGAATAATCCCGGACTTAGCAAGCATGTCGCGAATTTCATCAGACCTTTTCCAGTTTTTATTTTTTCTTGCCTCTTCTCTTTCTGAAACAAG includes:
- the rlmB gene encoding 23S rRNA (guanosine(2251)-2'-O)-methyltransferase RlmB is translated as MNKTNTEGLYGLNPLLEALKARTREFGKVYIARGIFNKGVDEIIKLCKLQGVPVHFENRESLDRIAGTKKHQGIFGIVAAKSFSSVEDILDIAVRKKETPFILILDGVEDPRNLGAIIRTADCAGVHGIVIPKHRAAGLTDTTAKTSAGAVEYVPVARVTNIVKTIDWLKEKGLWIYGLDMSGEKEYTAVSCDIPLAVVIGGEGRGIRESIRKVCDVRIRIPLLGKINSLNVSVATGVVLFEIVKQRRKKGV